In Erythrobacter sp. F6033, a single genomic region encodes these proteins:
- the rpsM gene encoding 30S ribosomal protein S13: MARIAGVNIPTNKRVIIALTYIHGIGRTTAVEIADKLGIAHTVRVQDLTDEEVLRIREAIDADVTVEGDLRRQTAMNIKRLMDLRTYRGLRHRNGLPVRGQRTHTNARTRKGKAKPIAGKKK; the protein is encoded by the coding sequence GTGGCTCGTATTGCCGGGGTAAACATCCCCACAAATAAGCGCGTTATTATCGCGCTCACCTACATTCACGGGATTGGTCGTACCACTGCCGTTGAAATCGCAGACAAGCTTGGCATTGCGCACACAGTTCGTGTGCAGGACCTCACCGATGAGGAAGTGCTGCGTATTCGTGAAGCGATTGATGCTGATGTGACTGTGGAAGGCGACCTTCGTCGTCAGACCGCAATGAACATCAAGCGTCTGATGGATCTGCGTACTTATCGCGGTCTTCGCCATCGTAATGGCCTGCCCGTTCGCGGACAGCGCACGCACACCAACGCCCGTACCCGCAAGGGTAAGGCCAAGCCGATCGCCGGGAAGAAGAAGTAA
- the rpsK gene encoding 30S ribosomal protein S11, which yields MAREPGGKVRRRDRKNISSGVAHINASFNNTMITITDAQGNAISWSSAGSMGFKGSRKSTPYAAQVAADDAGKKAAEHGVRTLEVEVKGPGSGRESALRGLAAVGFNITSIRDVTPIPHNGVRPSKRRRV from the coding sequence ATGGCACGCGAACCGGGCGGTAAAGTAAGACGCCGCGATAGAAAGAACATTTCGAGCGGCGTTGCACACATCAACGCCAGCTTTAACAACACCATGATCACCATCACCGACGCACAGGGCAATGCTATCAGCTGGTCCAGCGCGGGTTCGATGGGCTTCAAAGGTAGCCGTAAATCGACACCATATGCCGCACAGGTTGCAGCAGATGATGCCGGTAAGAAAGCTGCCGAGCACGGTGTTCGCACTCTCGAAGTCGAAGTGAAAGGCCCGGGCTCGGGTCGTGAGAGCGCTCTGCGCGGTCTCGCCGCTGTCGGCTTCAACATCACGTCGATCCGCGATGTGACGCCGATCCCGCATAACGGGGTCCGTCCATCCAAGCGTCGCCGCGTCTGA
- a CDS encoding DNA-directed RNA polymerase subunit alpha — protein MSVNTKNWQELKKPNTLEIKDSGDKQRKVTFVAEPLERGFGLTLGNALRRVLLSSLQGAAITSIKIENVLHEFSSLAGVREDVTDMVLNVKQIALKMEGEGPKRLQLSVTGPATVKAGDIAVSGDIEVMNKDLVLCHLDEGATLNMELTADVGKGYSPAVQNRPADAPIGLIPVDSLYSPVRQVSYKVENARVGQELDYDKLSLTVETDGTVTPEDAVAYAARILQDQLTLFVHFEDGIPQPQSAMIGQAATPQEDDANQLNRYLLKKVDELELSVRSANCLKNDNIIYIGDLVQKTEAEMLRTPNFGRKSLNEIKEVLSSMGLRLGMDIPGWPPENIEEMAKKLEQELLG, from the coding sequence ATGTCCGTCAATACGAAGAACTGGCAGGAACTTAAGAAACCCAACACCCTCGAGATCAAGGATAGTGGTGATAAACAGCGTAAGGTTACTTTTGTAGCTGAACCGCTTGAGCGTGGCTTTGGCCTGACGCTCGGCAACGCTCTCCGCCGCGTTCTGCTCAGCTCGCTTCAGGGTGCTGCGATCACCTCGATCAAGATCGAAAATGTCCTTCACGAATTCTCTTCGCTCGCCGGTGTGCGCGAAGATGTGACCGATATGGTCCTCAACGTGAAGCAGATCGCTCTCAAAATGGAAGGCGAAGGTCCAAAGCGGCTTCAGCTTTCTGTAACAGGTCCAGCAACCGTCAAAGCTGGCGATATCGCTGTTTCCGGCGACATCGAAGTGATGAATAAGGACCTCGTCCTGTGTCACCTCGATGAAGGCGCGACGCTCAACATGGAGCTGACCGCTGACGTGGGCAAAGGCTACTCGCCAGCTGTTCAGAACCGTCCGGCCGACGCGCCGATCGGCCTGATCCCGGTCGACTCGCTTTACTCGCCTGTCCGTCAGGTGAGCTACAAGGTCGAAAACGCCCGTGTTGGCCAGGAACTGGACTACGATAAGCTTTCGCTGACCGTTGAAACCGATGGCACTGTCACACCTGAAGACGCTGTGGCTTATGCTGCGCGCATCCTTCAGGATCAGCTGACGCTGTTCGTCCACTTCGAAGACGGTATCCCGCAGCCGCAGTCGGCCATGATTGGTCAGGCCGCGACGCCGCAGGAAGACGACGCCAACCAGCTCAACCGTTACCTTCTCAAGAAGGTTGACGAACTGGAGCTTTCGGTTCGTTCGGCAAACTGCCTCAAGAACGACAACATCATCTATATCGGCGATCTGGTTCAAAAGACCGAAGCCGAGATGCTGCGCACGCCAAACTTTGGCCGCAAGTCGCTTAACGAGATCAAAGAAGTTCTCTCCAGCATGGGTCTGCGCCTTGGCATGGACATTCCAGGCTGGCCACCAGAGAACATCGAAGAAATGGCCAAGAAGCTCGAACAAGAGCTGCTCGGTTAA
- the rplQ gene encoding 50S ribosomal protein L17: MRHGISQRKLSRKSGHRKALFRNMSAALIKHEQIQTTLPKAKELRPYIEKLITLAKRGGLSNRRLAQSRLLDETQLKKLFDVLAERYSDRDGGYTRIIKAGYRASDSAQMAIIEFVERDEDAKGQDSGPVMNEDEEYADA, encoded by the coding sequence ATGCGTCACGGTATTTCACAGCGTAAGCTGAGCCGTAAGTCGGGCCACCGTAAGGCTCTTTTCCGCAACATGTCGGCCGCGCTGATCAAGCACGAGCAGATCCAGACCACGCTTCCAAAAGCGAAGGAACTGCGTCCGTACATCGAAAAGCTGATCACGCTTGCTAAGCGTGGTGGTCTTTCGAACCGCCGCCTTGCTCAGTCTCGCCTGCTTGACGAAACCCAGCTTAAAAAGCTGTTCGACGTTCTGGCTGAGCGTTACAGCGACCGTGATGGCGGTTACACCCGCATCATCAAAGCCGGCTACCGTGCAAGCGACAGCGCCCAGATGGCAATTATCGAGTTCGTAGAGCGCGATGAAGATGCCAAGGGTCAGGATAGCGGTCCGGTCATGAACGAAGACGAGGAATACGCAGACGCGTAA
- a CDS encoding serine hydrolase: MKMLTLAATGAALASIGLSASAQAQSAQERLDTRYDRALAAGYKALFLCSGIANAERNGTARTPESIHAWELTGIQAPLDDIVRDMPYEIVRRPTGQVAHVQVEWAEDMPDRVAAYYGEDTGCSVLPIGAPEGVSNPELPIEIEAINKAGEDSAFPDGGKVKKRFSETIATAFSTDTYGEGVRSTAAVVLKDGKLIEQRYAEGFGPDTPQRTWSVAKSIAATFVGAAVQSGEFTVDDLVGLNYWRSGGSGDARNAITIDHALRMATGRYSDTPGNRTDPLYWGGTTVDERAANWPVIAKPGTVYRYANNDTLMAVKAVDSWLSFYPPHEFFEKLGMDHTVAETDIRGNYVLSSQVWSTARDLAKLGQLYLNDGMWNGERLLPENWREYVSDPSGPQPEGTQWGYGAGWWTFRRPDGNAFEGIPDDAFAARGNRGQYVVVVPSRNVVIVRRGEDMVGTRFDIAKFTRDVLAAID, from the coding sequence ATGAAAATGCTCACACTTGCCGCCACAGGCGCGGCACTCGCTTCGATTGGTCTCTCGGCTTCTGCACAGGCGCAAAGCGCTCAGGAGCGCCTTGATACGCGTTATGATCGTGCGCTGGCGGCGGGGTATAAGGCGTTATTTCTTTGTAGCGGTATCGCGAATGCTGAACGTAACGGCACGGCTCGTACGCCTGAGAGTATTCACGCTTGGGAACTAACGGGGATACAGGCGCCACTAGACGATATCGTCCGGGATATGCCCTATGAAATCGTGCGTCGACCAACGGGGCAAGTCGCGCATGTGCAGGTTGAATGGGCCGAAGACATGCCAGACCGGGTAGCGGCGTATTATGGCGAAGATACTGGTTGTTCGGTTTTGCCGATTGGCGCTCCGGAGGGCGTTAGCAATCCAGAACTGCCAATCGAAATAGAAGCAATCAACAAAGCCGGCGAAGACTCAGCATTCCCGGATGGCGGCAAGGTGAAGAAGCGGTTCAGCGAAACGATAGCGACTGCATTTTCGACCGACACCTATGGGGAGGGCGTTCGCTCCACCGCAGCAGTCGTCTTGAAGGACGGCAAGTTGATCGAGCAGCGCTATGCCGAAGGCTTCGGTCCAGATACGCCCCAACGCACTTGGTCAGTGGCAAAGAGTATCGCCGCGACATTTGTAGGCGCCGCAGTCCAGTCCGGCGAGTTCACCGTCGATGATTTGGTCGGCCTGAATTACTGGCGTTCTGGCGGATCGGGAGATGCGCGCAATGCGATCACGATTGATCACGCTCTGCGTATGGCGACAGGCCGGTATTCGGACACGCCCGGGAATCGCACCGATCCGCTCTATTGGGGCGGAACCACCGTTGACGAGCGCGCTGCGAATTGGCCAGTGATCGCAAAGCCGGGCACTGTCTATCGCTATGCAAACAACGACACTCTGATGGCTGTGAAGGCGGTCGACAGCTGGCTGTCATTCTATCCGCCTCACGAATTCTTTGAAAAGCTCGGGATGGATCACACGGTCGCGGAAACCGATATTCGCGGCAATTACGTGCTTTCGAGCCAAGTCTGGTCGACAGCGCGCGACTTGGCGAAGCTCGGTCAGCTGTATCTCAACGATGGCATGTGGAATGGCGAGCGATTGCTTCCCGAAAACTGGCGCGAATATGTCTCTGATCCATCAGGTCCGCAGCCTGAGGGGACGCAGTGGGGATATGGCGCGGGCTGGTGGACCTTCCGCCGACCTGACGGGAACGCGTTTGAGGGCATTCCAGACGATGCCTTTGCCGCGCGCGGCAATCGCGGCCAGTATGTCGTGGTGGTGCCGAGCCGCAATGTCGTGATTGTGCGGCGCGGAGAAGACATGGTCGGCACGCGTTTTGATATTGCCAAATTCACCAGAGACGTCTTGGCCGCGATTGATTAA
- a CDS encoding trimeric intracellular cation channel family protein, with protein MNETILTPILDLLDIVGIAVFALSGAVIAAREKQTFVTMGFFALVTGVGGGTVRDLLIDAPVFWITDPWVAAVCLGCALIAWFTPLTFWQGKLFDMADGAGLAAYAVLGSAKALAYGVPPIPAILMGIITGCVGGIIRDVVAGRPSIIMQPELYVTAAALSSAITVAGMTLLTWLSLSIPNGWIWAGAFIAGFALRAAAIQWELGLPSYRTKTIEPETSPPRALDSAKSEGD; from the coding sequence ATGAACGAGACGATCCTGACACCGATCCTCGATCTGCTCGACATCGTGGGTATTGCGGTTTTCGCGCTGTCTGGCGCTGTGATCGCTGCGCGCGAGAAACAAACCTTTGTGACGATGGGCTTCTTCGCCTTGGTCACAGGTGTCGGCGGCGGCACGGTTCGCGATCTGTTGATCGATGCGCCAGTTTTCTGGATCACCGATCCGTGGGTCGCTGCGGTCTGCCTAGGTTGCGCATTGATCGCTTGGTTCACGCCGCTAACTTTTTGGCAGGGCAAGCTGTTCGATATGGCCGATGGCGCCGGCCTCGCAGCCTATGCTGTGCTCGGAAGCGCAAAGGCGCTCGCTTATGGTGTTCCGCCCATACCAGCCATATTGATGGGCATTATCACTGGCTGCGTCGGCGGCATCATCCGTGATGTGGTGGCAGGCCGCCCCTCAATCATCATGCAGCCGGAGCTGTATGTCACCGCCGCAGCCCTAAGCTCTGCAATAACCGTGGCGGGAATGACGCTGCTGACTTGGTTGTCCTTGTCCATCCCGAACGGATGGATTTGGGCTGGCGCCTTTATCGCAGGCTTTGCCCTTCGCGCCGCTGCAATCCAGTGGGAGCTCGGGCTGCCAAGCTACCGGACAAAAACAATCGAGCCCGAGACGTCTCCGCCCCGGGCTCTCGATAGTGCAAAGTCTGAAGGTGATTAA
- a CDS encoding PepSY domain-containing protein, with protein MAKTMRLFVKWHIWLGWLVGVPIVMWIATGLFMVSKPIAEVRGNHLRIDQPQSPLIIEGSDLATEDMQIAEMRATMQDGRAVAILTTLDGVTSRVDMATGEPIAALVAEDARAIAAERIVGGDKVRSVTFFNADEVPFDFRRPMPVWQVALEDGAHIYIGRDTGEIEAVRTSWWRWFDFMWGLHIMDFSEREDTSHPILILFAALALIGSLLGTVLMFRRRKTKASAPV; from the coding sequence ATGGCCAAAACAATGCGGCTTTTCGTCAAATGGCACATCTGGCTTGGATGGCTGGTTGGTGTACCGATCGTAATGTGGATCGCGACCGGCCTATTTATGGTCAGCAAGCCTATCGCGGAGGTGCGCGGCAATCACCTGCGCATTGATCAGCCGCAATCACCGTTGATCATCGAAGGCAGCGACCTTGCGACAGAAGACATGCAGATCGCGGAGATGCGCGCCACTATGCAAGATGGCAGAGCCGTCGCGATCCTGACAACGCTGGACGGCGTTACGAGCCGCGTCGACATGGCGACAGGAGAGCCGATTGCGGCTCTTGTTGCCGAGGATGCGAGGGCAATCGCAGCGGAGCGGATCGTGGGCGGCGACAAGGTCCGCTCTGTGACGTTTTTCAATGCTGACGAAGTGCCCTTCGACTTCCGCCGGCCGATGCCTGTATGGCAGGTCGCGTTAGAAGATGGCGCTCATATCTATATCGGCCGTGATACAGGCGAAATCGAGGCCGTGCGCACCAGTTGGTGGCGGTGGTTCGATTTCATGTGGGGCCTGCACATCATGGACTTTTCGGAACGCGAAGACACGAGCCATCCGATCCTGATCCTGTTCGCGGCTCTCGCGCTCATCGGATCGCTGCTCGGAACTGTCCTGATGTTTCGCCGCCGCAAAACCAAAGCAAGTGCGCCGGTATGA
- a CDS encoding amidase family protein — MAYPKLTDKPGALETAAAIRKGDLTPHEAVDAAIVRIGKLDSEINALAVPDFERAYAEARAKEEQAIHPNGAPDFQPLFGVPMTVKESFDVEGLQSCWGHEHLTDYIAPRDSELVRRLKAAGAIIIGKTNVPIDLSDWQSFNSVYGRSNNPHNPERSPGGSSGGSAAAVASGMVPCEYGTDIGGSVRVPAHFCGIWGHKTSWGLVSKRGHDHPQMAKREGFVAAHDGALSIAGPLARTAGDLALLTELGASVPLRRSKKRLRDCRILAITEFPDSPVDVSVLEPTNTALKRLERGGLKIDHASKLVPDLARQQEDYLRMLNICMARGAPSPDGKQASAADWFDLLDAQAANEFLWAQLFETYDFVLAPPAPVLAIPHLDGSVFNSTIRVNGEDMPAGAGLTWAGLASFPNLPSTVLPIGHGTYEGAKLPCGMQVIGPRWSDLDCIAAADTLATILHG, encoded by the coding sequence GTGGCTTATCCAAAACTCACCGACAAACCCGGCGCGCTTGAAACCGCTGCGGCTATTCGCAAGGGTGATCTGACTCCGCATGAAGCGGTTGATGCGGCGATTGTTCGTATCGGAAAGCTGGATTCCGAAATCAACGCCTTGGCCGTTCCTGATTTTGAACGCGCCTATGCCGAAGCGCGTGCGAAAGAAGAACAGGCAATCCATCCCAACGGTGCACCCGACTTTCAGCCTCTATTTGGCGTCCCGATGACCGTCAAAGAAAGCTTCGATGTCGAAGGACTTCAATCCTGTTGGGGACACGAACATCTGACTGACTACATCGCGCCGCGCGATTCCGAACTTGTCCGCCGTTTGAAAGCCGCTGGTGCGATTATCATCGGCAAAACCAATGTGCCGATCGATCTGTCTGACTGGCAGAGTTTCAACTCGGTCTATGGCCGCTCGAATAACCCTCACAACCCCGAACGATCGCCGGGCGGTTCCTCAGGGGGCAGCGCAGCTGCCGTGGCCAGCGGTATGGTCCCTTGCGAATATGGCACCGATATTGGCGGCTCTGTCCGCGTTCCCGCCCATTTCTGCGGCATTTGGGGGCACAAGACGTCCTGGGGCCTGGTGAGCAAACGAGGTCACGATCACCCGCAAATGGCGAAACGTGAAGGCTTTGTCGCGGCGCATGATGGTGCGCTTTCGATTGCTGGCCCGCTAGCCCGCACAGCCGGAGATCTTGCGCTTCTAACCGAGCTCGGCGCGAGCGTACCGCTTCGTCGCAGCAAGAAACGTCTGCGCGATTGCCGTATTCTGGCGATCACCGAATTCCCCGATAGTCCGGTTGATGTAAGCGTGCTTGAGCCGACCAATACCGCGCTCAAACGTCTCGAGCGCGGCGGGTTGAAGATAGACCATGCCAGCAAACTTGTGCCCGACCTTGCCCGGCAACAGGAAGACTATTTGCGGATGCTCAACATCTGCATGGCCCGCGGTGCTCCCTCACCCGATGGCAAACAAGCCAGCGCTGCGGATTGGTTCGACTTGCTCGATGCGCAAGCAGCAAACGAATTCCTCTGGGCGCAACTGTTTGAAACCTATGATTTCGTGCTTGCCCCGCCCGCGCCCGTTCTGGCGATTCCGCATCTGGATGGCTCGGTTTTCAACTCGACCATTCGCGTGAATGGCGAAGATATGCCCGCTGGCGCTGGCCTGACATGGGCCGGACTTGCGTCTTTCCCGAACCTGCCATCAACAGTCCTCCCGATTGGACACGGCACCTATGAAGGCGCAAAGCTGCCTTGCGGAATGCAGGTTATCGGCCCGCGCTGGAGCGATCTTGATTGCATTGCTGCGGCGGACACACTCGCGACAATCCTGCACGGATAA
- a CDS encoding DUF4403 family protein, whose translation MAARIMGFALAIPLALSGCSFQEEVKPPPRLNDAIEVPDGQSTLATDIEMSLAPMRRALESEVPTRLWSLNRANAECVPSQRTEVLGVTLKSPKIKCDLAGAVSRGKLTLRGRGQDLIVTMPIRAKMTANDIAGIIDKKTATASATVTARVRLSVRKDWSVRGKVSINYDWRQPPTVSLLGQKVTFANEADERLSKVIRTLEQTLEREIAKLNLRSQIEPMWERGYSVLSLNSKNPPVWMRLTPRGLGYDGYSASRNAIIVSMRLNASTEIFVGEKPPAPEANPLPDMMERAASDAKLALTLPVIADYDQLEGVIKRALEKRAERPFPVPAIGDRMVELRSVTVYGTSDYRVAVGVEFEAWKSDERDKPASGTVWLTALPHNAENSRKIEFVEPDYQVETTRFTTNVLLEIAKTQDFSSTIEDALTQNFEDDFSELMGKVDKAIASKQFGDFTITTDIEKVSTGQLTAYGEGLFLPVSADGETQIRYAPQ comes from the coding sequence ATGGCTGCGCGTATTATGGGCTTTGCGCTTGCGATCCCGCTCGCCCTGTCAGGTTGCTCGTTTCAGGAAGAGGTCAAACCTCCACCGCGCTTAAACGATGCAATCGAGGTGCCCGATGGCCAATCGACCCTCGCAACCGATATCGAAATGAGCCTTGCGCCTATGCGCCGCGCACTTGAGAGTGAAGTGCCAACGCGGCTGTGGTCACTCAATAGGGCAAACGCTGAATGCGTTCCGTCTCAGCGGACCGAAGTGCTCGGTGTCACGCTCAAATCGCCCAAGATTAAATGCGATCTGGCAGGTGCTGTCTCGCGCGGTAAATTGACCCTGCGGGGTAGAGGCCAAGACCTGATTGTGACCATGCCGATCCGCGCAAAAATGACTGCGAATGACATCGCCGGCATTATTGACAAGAAGACGGCGACCGCCAGCGCGACGGTTACCGCGAGGGTGAGGCTTTCGGTGCGTAAGGATTGGTCCGTGCGCGGAAAGGTTTCGATCAATTACGATTGGCGGCAGCCCCCCACCGTGTCGCTGCTTGGTCAGAAAGTGACATTCGCAAACGAAGCGGATGAGCGGCTGAGCAAGGTCATCAGAACTTTGGAACAGACATTAGAGCGGGAGATTGCGAAGCTCAATCTACGCAGCCAGATCGAACCGATGTGGGAGCGAGGGTATTCCGTCCTGTCGCTCAACAGCAAAAACCCGCCCGTCTGGATGCGGCTGACACCGCGGGGTTTGGGCTACGACGGCTATAGTGCTTCGCGAAATGCTATCATCGTCTCGATGCGGCTCAACGCATCGACGGAAATCTTTGTTGGCGAAAAGCCGCCGGCACCGGAAGCCAACCCGCTGCCCGATATGATGGAACGAGCCGCTTCGGACGCGAAGCTCGCGCTCACCTTACCGGTGATTGCGGATTATGATCAGTTGGAGGGTGTGATAAAACGCGCTCTTGAAAAGCGTGCCGAGCGCCCATTTCCTGTACCTGCAATCGGAGACCGTATGGTCGAATTGCGCTCTGTGACGGTATACGGCACCAGCGATTATCGCGTGGCAGTCGGTGTGGAATTCGAAGCGTGGAAGTCAGATGAGCGGGATAAACCGGCAAGCGGAACAGTCTGGCTTACCGCCCTCCCCCACAATGCAGAAAACTCTCGCAAAATCGAATTCGTCGAGCCTGATTATCAGGTCGAAACGACACGCTTTACCACCAACGTTCTGCTGGAAATTGCCAAGACACAGGATTTCTCATCGACCATCGAAGACGCGCTGACACAGAATTTCGAAGACGACTTTAGCGAATTGATGGGCAAGGTTGATAAAGCGATAGCATCAAAACAGTTCGGCGATTTCACCATTACGACCGACATCGAAAAGGTATCCACCGGGCAGCTGACAGCCTATGGCGAAGGCCTGTTCCTTCCGGTATCGGCGGACGGGGAAACGCAAATCCGCTACGCACCGCAATAG
- the lpdA gene encoding dihydrolipoyl dehydrogenase, which produces MAEYDYDVLVIGAGPGGYVAAIRAAQLGLKTACAEGRETLGGTCLNVGCIPSKAMLHASEYYDAAANGTMADMGVDVTPKLNLEKMHAQRIDAVDGLTKGIEFLFKKNKVDWKKGYATFQDAHTVKVGDETVTAKDIVIATGSSVTPLPGVEVDNDKGVVVDSTGALELAKVPKKMVVIGGGVIGLELGSVWRRLGAEVTCIEYLDEILPGLDGDIRKESRKIFKKQGIDFKLGTKVTGVAVKGKTATLTMEPAAGGDAETMDVDCVLVSIGRKPNTDGLGLDAIGLETNQRGQIEIDHDFRTKVDNVWAIGDCVPGPMLAHKAEDEGIAVAENIAGETGIVNHDVIPNVVYTLPEIAGVGLTTEQAIEQAGGDKKAIKVGKFPMMANSRAKTNHEPDGFVKVIADAETDRVLGVWCIASVAGTMIAEAGIAMEFGATSEDIAYTCHAHPTHAEAMKEAAMGVRGKPIHM; this is translated from the coding sequence ATGGCTGAATACGACTACGACGTCCTTGTTATCGGTGCCGGTCCCGGCGGCTATGTCGCGGCTATCCGCGCTGCGCAGCTGGGCCTAAAAACCGCTTGTGCAGAAGGCAGGGAAACCCTTGGCGGGACATGCCTCAATGTCGGTTGTATCCCTTCCAAGGCGATGCTGCACGCATCCGAGTACTACGACGCCGCTGCCAATGGCACGATGGCCGATATGGGCGTGGACGTGACGCCAAAGCTTAACCTTGAGAAGATGCACGCCCAGCGCATCGATGCGGTTGATGGTCTTACCAAAGGCATCGAGTTCCTGTTCAAGAAGAACAAGGTCGACTGGAAGAAAGGCTACGCCACTTTCCAGGATGCGCACACTGTCAAAGTCGGCGACGAAACCGTCACCGCAAAAGACATTGTCATCGCAACCGGTTCTTCCGTCACGCCCCTTCCCGGCGTTGAGGTCGACAACGACAAAGGCGTGGTAGTCGATTCCACCGGGGCGCTTGAGCTTGCCAAAGTGCCGAAGAAAATGGTCGTCATCGGTGGTGGCGTTATCGGGTTAGAGCTCGGCTCGGTCTGGCGCCGCCTTGGCGCGGAAGTCACTTGCATCGAATATCTCGACGAAATCCTGCCCGGTCTCGACGGCGATATCCGCAAGGAATCGCGCAAGATTTTCAAGAAGCAGGGTATCGATTTCAAGCTTGGTACGAAAGTCACCGGCGTAGCTGTCAAAGGCAAAACCGCCACACTGACGATGGAACCAGCGGCAGGCGGCGATGCGGAGACGATGGACGTCGATTGCGTGCTCGTATCTATCGGGCGTAAGCCGAATACCGACGGCCTAGGTCTCGACGCGATTGGCCTTGAAACCAATCAGCGCGGCCAGATCGAAATTGATCACGATTTCCGCACCAAGGTCGATAATGTTTGGGCCATCGGCGACTGTGTCCCCGGCCCGATGCTCGCGCACAAAGCCGAGGATGAGGGCATTGCGGTCGCGGAAAACATCGCTGGCGAAACCGGCATTGTGAACCACGACGTGATCCCGAATGTCGTCTACACCCTGCCCGAAATCGCTGGCGTCGGTCTGACAACCGAGCAAGCCATCGAACAGGCTGGCGGCGACAAGAAAGCAATCAAGGTCGGCAAATTCCCGATGATGGCGAACAGCCGCGCAAAGACCAATCACGAGCCAGATGGCTTCGTAAAAGTCATCGCCGATGCGGAGACCGACCGCGTTCTGGGCGTATGGTGCATCGCCAGCGTCGCAGGTACGATGATTGCCGAAGCGGGCATCGCGATGGAATTCGGCGCGACATCAGAAGACATCGCCTATACCTGCCACGCTCACCCCACCCATGCCGAAGCCATGAAGGAAGCGGCGATGGGCGTGCGCGGCAAGCCGATCCATATGTAA
- the odhB gene encoding 2-oxoglutarate dehydrogenase complex dihydrolipoyllysine-residue succinyltransferase produces MATEITVPALGESVTEGSIGEWLKQPGDAVAADEPIVSLETDKVAVDVPSPIAGVLVEHKAEVGDTVEVGAVLAVIDEGASAGAAPAAKEAAPAPAASKEATGDAAVTMSPAVRRAVLEHGVDPSTIKGTGKDGRLTKEDVIAAAKAKSSPAPAPAASSAPAAPAATGERREERVKMTRMRQTIAKRLKGAQEEAALLTTFNDVDMSAVIEARSKYKDLFAKKHDIRLGFMGFFAKAACLALKDVPSVNAYIEGDEIVYHDYVDISVAVSAPNGLVVPVIRDCQDKGFARIEKDIADFGARAKEGTLTMADMTGGTFTISNGGVFGSLMSTPIINPPQSAVLGLHRIEDRAVVVNGEIVIRPMMYIALSYDHRLIDGREAVTALKIIKEAIEDPTRMLIDL; encoded by the coding sequence ATGGCTACTGAAATCACTGTCCCGGCTCTTGGCGAGTCTGTTACCGAAGGATCAATCGGCGAATGGCTGAAACAGCCGGGCGACGCGGTCGCAGCCGATGAGCCTATCGTCAGTCTTGAGACCGATAAGGTCGCGGTTGATGTGCCCTCGCCCATCGCTGGCGTTTTGGTCGAACACAAAGCCGAGGTTGGCGACACAGTCGAAGTTGGCGCGGTTCTCGCGGTAATCGATGAAGGCGCGAGCGCCGGTGCCGCTCCCGCTGCAAAAGAAGCGGCTCCCGCTCCGGCAGCGTCAAAAGAAGCTACCGGCGATGCCGCTGTCACCATGTCGCCGGCTGTGCGCCGCGCGGTTCTGGAACACGGCGTTGATCCGAGCACGATCAAGGGTACTGGCAAGGACGGTCGGTTGACCAAGGAAGACGTGATTGCGGCTGCCAAAGCAAAGAGCAGCCCTGCTCCTGCTCCGGCGGCATCGTCTGCACCGGCTGCGCCAGCTGCCACAGGCGAACGCCGCGAAGAGCGAGTCAAAATGACCCGCATGCGCCAGACCATCGCCAAGCGTCTGAAAGGCGCTCAGGAAGAGGCTGCGCTGCTTACCACGTTCAACGATGTGGACATGAGCGCGGTGATCGAAGCGCGCTCCAAATACAAAGACCTGTTCGCCAAGAAACACGATATCCGCCTCGGATTTATGGGTTTCTTCGCAAAGGCCGCGTGTCTTGCGCTTAAAGACGTGCCGAGTGTGAACGCTTACATCGAAGGCGATGAGATCGTTTATCACGACTATGTCGATATTTCGGTCGCTGTCTCTGCTCCGAACGGCCTTGTCGTCCCAGTGATCCGCGATTGTCAGGACAAAGGCTTTGCCCGGATCGAAAAAGACATCGCCGATTTCGGTGCGCGCGCCAAGGAAGGCACGCTGACCATGGCCGATATGACAGGCGGCACCTTCACCATTTCGAATGGCGGCGTGTTCGGATCGTTGATGTCGACCCCGATCATCAACCCGCCGCAGAGCGCCGTGCTTGGCCTTCACCGGATTGAAGACCGCGCGGTGGTTGTGAATGGCGAGATCGTGATCCGTCCGATGATGTATATCGCGCTCTCCTATGATCACCGCCTGATCGATGGTCGCGAAGCCGTAACCGCGCTGAAAATCATCAAGGAAGCAATCGAAGATCCAACCCGGATGCTGATCGACCTTTGA